The following are encoded in a window of Vigna unguiculata cultivar IT97K-499-35 chromosome 8, ASM411807v1, whole genome shotgun sequence genomic DNA:
- the LOC114193204 gene encoding uncharacterized protein LOC114193204: protein MEVVIQSPSSPTMDNFDFGSNMGSIYHSVPSSPKGFGNYFMSAPTSPSRLSQLYSEFEYFSTTATSSFEAANKIQDDDDDDKDDYSFAFSVSRESDKSSRSAEELFDGGKIKPLNESLDSKESKSEERRGRGKEKLPSSSSNRRVTRSHSPYRWEAEKQQLQQQEQPKSNNKEESSVLSSSSSSKGGSKRWWLKDLLLFRSASEGRGSSKDPLKKYYKKNGTEEVKGSSSFRSSDSSRRKGHVSAHELHYAMKRAESEDMKKRTFLPYRQGILGRLAGFGI, encoded by the coding sequence ATGGAAGTGGTGATACAAAGTCCGAGTAGTCCAACAATGGATAATTTCGATTTTGGAAGCAACATGGGTTCGATCTATCACAGTGTTCCTTCTTCGCCAAAAGGTTTCGGAAATTACTTCATGAGTGCACCCACAAGTCCTTCTAGGTTGTCTCAATTGTACTCCGAGTTTGAATATTTTTCGACCACCGCAACCTCTTCATTCGAAGCTGCCAACAAAATCCAAGACGATGACGATGACGACAAAGATGATTACAGTTTCGCGTTTTCCGTGAGTCGTGAATCCGACAAGTCTTCTCGCTCAGCGGAGGAGCTCTTCGACGGCGGAAAAATCAAACCCTTGAACGAATCTCTTGATTCCAAGGAATCTAAAAGTGAagaaagaagaggaagaggaaaagaGAAGTTGCCGTCGTCGAGCTCCAACCGCAGGGTGACACGATCGCACTCTCCTTATAGATGGGAAGCGGAAAAACAACAACTACAACAACAAGAACAACCTAAGAGTAACAACAAAGAGGAATCTAGTGTGTTGTCGTCGAGTTCTTCTTCGAAGGGTGGTTCAAAGAGGTGGTGGTTGAAGGATCTTTTGCTTTTCCGAAGTGCCTCTGAAGGGAGAGGTTCGAGCAAGGACCCGTTGAAGAAGTACTATAAGAAGAATGGTACAGAGGAAGTTAAAGGGTCGTCGAGTTTCAGATCCTCGGATTCGTCGAGAAGAAAGGGACACGTTTCGGCACATGAGTTGCACTATGCCATGAAGAGAGCAGAGTCAGAGGATATGAAGAAGAGAACTTTCTTACCTTACAGACAAGGGATTCTCGGAAGATTGGCTGGTTTTGGAATCTAG
- the LOC114194217 gene encoding uncharacterized protein LOC114194217 has protein sequence MKEKDECNVTTLKQVYNARYRYKRSIRGSRTELQQLMLMLERDHYIHFSRCLDESDVFNECVHRLELVCQPWPVFFEYVNDSWIIPYKKFFVKAWTNKVMHLGNTTSNKVESAHWSLKKVLGSSMGDLCSCWDGIHNVIILQHNEIKASFERSLNLISDSYKALSYRRLVGNISRCALELLAPELERVKKIGFDSSRCGCILRQTYGLPCACELARYDPGIIPLQEIHVMWTRLSFSNVSSSQSEGQLSIQREVDLLLNLFKEVDIAGKVTIKHKLLDIVCPSMTSMLPPPSKVKTKGAAKSHRSNKSTKRDPSYFEHVDAFIESSRQDTCVAKIENKLKSKRVIEEKVIPMLEQFNPVFHPYILDVVDVVADDHCGYRCIAALLVGGYDRLEELRKSLLVHSPSGANRDKWMTIPDMGYAIANRYNVILVCLSSVQNLTIFPLRTSPPISQSQHRLICIEHVYSSHFVQVRLQEGCPLPTVDIILSSNCYPKAKGWASFYRDRMQAFLDLHVVDRSYVDLMED, from the exons atgaaagaaaaagatgagtgTAATGTTACAACTCTAAAGCAAGTGTATAATGCAAGATATAGGTACAAACGTTCAATAAGAGGTTCAAGAACTGAGTTACAACAGTTAATGTTGATGTTGGAACGTGATCACTACATCCATTTTAGTAGATGTCTTGATGAATCTGATGTG TTCAACGAGTGTGTTCATCGTCTTGAGCTTGTTTGCCAGCCATGGCCTGTATTCTTTGAATATGTTAACGACTCGTGGATCATTCCTTATAAGAAATTCTTTGTGAAGGCATGGACGAACAAAGTTATGCATTTGGGGAATACAACATCAAACAA GGTTGAGTCTGCTCACTGGAGTCTGAAGAAAGTTCTTGGAAGTAGTATGGGAGACCTTTGTTCGTGTTGGGATGGAATTCACAACGTTATTATCTTGCAACACAACGAAATTAAGGCGTCTTTTGAAAGAAGTTTAAATCTGATCAGTGACTCTTACAAGGCATTGAGTTATAGAAGATTAGTGGGAAATATTTCTAGATGTGCCTTAGAACTCCTTGCTCCAGAGTTGGAAAGAGTAAAGAAGATTGGATTCGATAGTAGTCGTTGTGGCTGCATTCTCAGACAAACTTATGGTCTACCATGTGCGTGTGAATTAGCACGATATGATCCTGGGATTATTCCTCTCCAAGAAATTCATGTGATGTGGACTAGGTTGAGCTTCTCCAATGTCTCGTCTTCACAATCTGAAGGGCAATTATCTATTCAGAGGGAAGTTGATCTACTGcttaatcttttcaaagaagttgATATTGCAGGAAAAGTgaccataaaacataaattactcgACATAGTTTGCCCTTCCATGACATCGATGTTACCACCACCAAGTAAAGTTAAGACGAAAGGTGCAGCTAAGAGTCATAGATCAAATAAGTCAACCAAACGTGATCCCTCCTATTTTGAGCATGTGGACGCCTTCATTGAGTCCTCAAGACAAGACACATGTGTtgcaaaaatagaaaacaagcTGAAGAGCAAACGTGTAATTGAAGAGAAAGTAATACCCATGCTAGAACAGTTCAATCCTGTTTTTCATCCTTATATACTCGATGTTGTCGATGTTGTTGCGGACGACCATTGTGGATATAGATGCATTGCTGCATTGTTGG TTGGAGGCTATGATCGTCTGGAAGAACTGAGAAAGTCTTTGCTAGTTCACTCACCATCAGGG GCTAATCGAGACAAGTGGATGACTATACCAGACATGGGGTATGCGATTGCTAATCGGTATAATGTAATCCTCGTCTGCTTGTCGTCAGTTCAGAATTTGACGATATTCCCACTTCGTACATCCCCACCTATTTCGCAAAGTCAACATCGACTAATTTGTATTGAACATGTTTACAGTTCTCATTTTGTGCag GTTCGTCTACAAGAAGGTTGTCCATTACCAACAGTGGATATCATATTATCTAGCAATTGTTACCCAAAGGCAAAAGGTTGGGCATCATTTTATAGAGATAGGATGCAAGCATTCCTAGATTTACATGTAGTGGATCGTAGTTATGTAGATCTCATGGAAGACTGA
- the LOC114194216 gene encoding protein MAIN-LIKE 1-like, which yields MVRTRGNLSRRGSNDAPESSRQGGTRKRPTTSARRRGQHEANVVQDDIVENEVSDVPQEDEQGIDNDGGGFPSGLYDTSLLTRYQDHVACMIWDGQDRAVKVVSHIKKVKKLGRPHPSVAPFVLASGLSPLCDILYEYIDLGLVLGFVKRWHLETNTFHLPIGEMTITLDDVWSLLHLSISGNFCSTENLEYEESVEILTTLLGVDRAMACVELNQSRGAQVRLSWLRELYDSCCENELWEFAARAYLLHLVGCTIFANKSATYVRTHYLELFRDLSTCRTYGWRVAALVHLYEQLGDASFANTKQLAGYLPLLQHFPTLGRKQVRDTYVETEPRALRYVTGRAISAIADVRVQLDGLTYDGMIWNPYVAHRAARQLVTHGMFSGFLRVGTLVHRHMPERVLRQFGLMQPIPPPPSSLPMMDFEAIDDRWKKHEQFVVHQVVQAPTPFSCADGYLQWFRRVSHPYILRGAEADRPSLVIVPRLRRNLPDDIPVQRTSTSSSSSGFLGLVKRIVGGLQRMIDCRDVTEGTVAWDRTRELLQMAQDGVEEEESGGGRRVRGRRPSTSG from the exons ATGGTTAGGACACGAGGAAATTTATCTAGACGCGGTTCAAATGATGCACCCGAGAGTTCCAGACAGGGTGGTACACGGAAGAGACCCACAACTTCGGCTCGTAGAAGGGGTCAGCATGAGGCTAATGTGGTTCAAGATGATATTGTTGAGAATGAGGTTTCTGACGTTCCTCAGGAGGACGAGCAGGGCATTGATAACGATGGTGGAGGATTTCCTAGTGGTCTATATGATACATCTTTATTGACCCGGTACCAGGATCATGTTGCATGCATGATATGGGATGGTCAG GATCGAGCTGTGAAAGTGGTCTCTCATATTAAAAAGGTGAAGAAATTAGGACGTCCTCATCCTTCTGTTGCACCTTTTGTGTTAGCTTCTGGATTATCGCCTCTGTgcgatattttatatgaatatatcgATCTTGGGTTAGTATTGGGTTTCGTGAAGAGATGGCATCTCGAGACTAATACTTTTCATCTACCCATTGGGGAGATGACCATCACTTTGGATGACGTATGGTCACTTCTCCATCTTTCCATCAGTGGAAACTTTTGCTCCACTGAAAATCTTGAATATGAAGAGTCTGTTGAGATTTTGACGACACTTCTTGGTGTTGACCGGGCCATGGCTTGTGTGGAGCTTAATCAAAGTCGGGGTGCACAGGTCCGACTTAGCTGGTTGAGAGAGTTGTATGACAGCTGTTGTGAAAACGAGCTATGGGAGTTTGCTGCACGTGCATATCTTTTGCACCTTGTAGGGTGCACGATATTTGCTAACAAAAGCGCGACCTATGTTCGTACACATTATCTCGAGCTATTTAGAGATCTCTCCACATGTCGTACATATGGTTGGAGAGTTGCTGCTCTTGTCCACTTATATGAGCAGCTAGGAGATGCCAGCTTTGCAAATACAAAGCAATTAGCTGGATATCTACCTCTTCTGCAG CACTTCCCTACATTGGGAAGGAAGCAAGTACGGGATACATATGTGGAGACCGAACCCCGTGCTCTACGTTATGTCACTGGACGCGCCATTTCCGCTATAGCTGATGTTAGAGTCCAGTTGGATGGCTTGACATATGATGGGATGATTTGGAACCCATATGTAGCACATAGAGCTGCTCGACAACTTGTAACACATGGCATGTTTTCTGGCTTCCTGAGGGTTGGTACCCTCGTACACCGTCATATGCCGGAGCGTGTGTTGCGACAATTTGGCTTAATGCAGCCTATTCCACCGCCGCCCAGTTCGCTTCCTATGATGGACTTTGAGGCTATTGATGATCGGTGGAAGAAGCACGAGCAATTTGTTGTACATCAAGTGGTCCAAGCACCAACTCCTTTTTCATGTGCAGATGGATATTTGCAGTGGTTTAGGAGAGTCTCCCATCCATACATTTTACGTGGAGCTGAGGCCGACCGACCTAGCCTTGTCATTGTGCCCCGACTTCGTCGAAATTTGCCAGATGACATACCAGTTCAGAGGACGTCAACGTCATCATCTTCCAGTGGTTTCTTG GGTCTCGTGAAACGCATTGTAGGCGGTCTTCAGCGGATGATAGACTGTAGAGACGTTACTGAGGGCACAGTTGCTTGGGATCGCACTCGTGAGTTATTGCAGATGGCTCAAGATGGCGTTGAAGAGGAAGAGAGTGGAGGAGGACGTAGAGTTCGAGGCCGACGACCATCTACGTCTGGATAG